From the Excalfactoria chinensis isolate bCotChi1 chromosome 1, bCotChi1.hap2, whole genome shotgun sequence genome, one window contains:
- the POSTN gene encoding periostin isoform X2 gives MKIFSLFTFSTFFLSAFEQAAASAHYDKILTHSRIRARDQGPNVCALQQVMGTKKKYFSTCRNWYQGSICGKKATVLYECCPGYMKMDGMRGCPAVAPIDHVYGTLGIVGATSTQQYSDMSKLREEIEGRGSFTFFAPSNEAWEQLSSEIHRNLIDNVNIELYNALHHHMVNKRMLTKDLKNGMTLVSMYNGQKLLINHYPNGVVTVNCARIIHGNQIATNGVVHVIDRVLTAVGNTIQDFIEVEDDLSSLRAAAITSDVLDTLGKPGYYTLFAPTNEAFERLPRGVLERIMGDKVASEALVKFHILNTLQCSEAIMGGAVYETLEGNTLEVGCDGETLTVNGVKMVKRKDIVTSNGVIHLIDRVLIPDSAKQVIELGGAQQTTFTDLVTQLGLASSLRPEGQYTLLVPQNRAFSDDTLQMDQRLLRTILQNHIIKVKIGLNELYNGQELETIGGKLLRVFVYRTAVCVENSCMVRGSKEGRNGFIHVFRQIIKPAEKSLHEMLRNDKRFSVFLSLVKAADLDDVLSRPGAWTLFVPTNDAFKGLTDDDKAVLIRDKNALRNILLYHLTQGVFIGSGFEPGVTNILKTIQGGKLYLKTVNDTLQVNELKSREPDLMATNGVIHVIDKLLYPADLPVGNDQLLTILKKLIKYIQIKFVRDSTFKEIPLTFYNPSITQLTKIIEGEPEFKIVREGETITKVIHGEPIIKTYTKIIDGRPVEVTEKKVTEERIIQGPEIKYTRITAGGTDNEENLKRLLEEEVTKVTKFIEGDGHLLEDEEIKRLLQGAGTEYTKVTKVIEGEPQIIEREIKKVHLEEAPVRKVQANKRTQGGSARRRTRLAYS, from the exons AACTGTCTTATATGAGTGTTGTCCTGGCTATATGAAGATGGATGGTATGAGAGGATGTCCTGCAG TTGCTCCTATTGATCATGTATATGGTACTCTTGGTATTGTGGGAGCTACCTCCACTCAGCAGTATTCTGACATGTCAAAGCTGAGAGAAGAGATCGAGGGAAGAGGTTCATTCACTTTCTTTGCACCAAGTAATGAAGCCTGGGAGCAATTAAGTTCG gAAATCCACAGGAATTTAATCGACAATGTAAATATTGAACTATATAATGCTCTCCACCACCACATGGTAAACAAGCGCATGTTGACAAAAGATCTTAAGAATGGCATGACACTGGTGTCCATGTATAATGGCCAGAAATTGCTTATTAACCATTATCCTAATGGG GTTGTTACTGTTAACTGTGCCAGGATCATTCATGGCAACCAGATTGCTACCAATGGTGTTGTTCATGTAATTGACCGTGTCCTAACTGCTGTTGGAAATACCATTCAAGATTTCATTGAAGTCGAGGATGATCTTTCATCTCTCAGA gctgCTGCCATCACGTCAGACGTCTTAGATACTCTTGGAAAGCCTGGTTATTACACACTCTTTGCACCTACTAATGAAGCTTTTGAACGTCTTCCAAGGGGAGTCTTAGAAAGAATCATGGGTGACAAGGTGGCTTCTGAAG ctCTTGTGAAGTTCCATATTTTAAATACTCTTCAGTGCTCTGAAGCGATTATGGGTGGAGCTGTCTATGAAACCTTGGAAGGAAACACACTTGAAGTTGGCTGTGATGGTGAAACTCTTACTGTGAATGGAGTAAAGATGGTGAAACGCAAAGATATTGTGACAAGTAATGGTGTTATCCACCTCATTGATAGAGTGCTAATTCCTGATTCTG CCAAGCAAGTCATTGAGCTTGGAGGTGCCCAGCAGACTACTTTTACAGACCTGGTGACGCAACTAGGACTAGCATCTTCTCTAAGACCAGAAGGCCAGTACACTCTCCTGGTACCACAGAATCGTGCTTTCTCAG ATGACACTTTACAGATGGATCAACGGCTTCTTAGAACAATCCTGCAGAATCACATTATAAAAGTGAAGATTGGGCTCAATGAACTATACAATGGACAAGAGCTGGAGACAATTGGAGGAAAACTGCTAAGAGTCTTTGTGTATCGCACA gCTGTATGTGTTGAAAATTCATGCATGGTCAGAGGAAgtaaagaaggaaggaatggtTTTATTCACGTCTTCAGACAAATCATCAAGCCAGCAGAAAAATCTTTGcatgaaatgctgagaaatgatAAACGTTTTAG tgttttcctCAGTCTGGTGAAAGCTGCAGATTTAGATGATGTTCTGTCACGGCCTGGAGCATGGACTCTGTTTGTTCCAACTAATGATGCCTTTAAAGGTTTGACTGACGACGATAAGGCTGTATTGATAA GAGACAAAAATGCTCTCAGGAACATTCTCCTTTACCACCTGACACAAGGAGTTTTCATTGGAAGTGGCTTTGAGCCTGGTGTGACAAACATCCTTAAAACTATCCAAGGAGGAAAACTGTACTTGAAAACA GTGAATGATACTCTTCAGGTTAATGAACTGAAGTCAAGAGAACCTGATCTCATGGCAACCAATGGTGTAATTCATGTTATTGATAAACTCCTATATCCAGCAG atcTGCCTGTTGGAAATGATCAGTTGCTCACAATTCTGAAGAAGCTGATCAAGTATATTCAAATCAAG ttTGTTCGTGACAGTACTTTCAAAGAGATTCCACTGACGTTTTACA ACCCATCTATTACACAGCTCACTAAAATAATTGAAGGAGAACCTGAGTTCAAAATAGTCAGGGAGGGGGAGACAATAACTAAAGTGATTCATGGAG AACCAATTATTAAAACATACACCAAAATAATTGATGGGCGACCTGTGGAAGTGACAGAGAAAAaagtaacagaagaaagaattatTCAAG gtccagaaataaaatataccaGAATTACTGCAGGCGGTACAGACAATGAAGAAAATTTAAAGAGATTGCTTGAGGAAG AGGTTACCAAGGTGACCAAATTTATTGAAGGTGATGGTCATTTACttgaagatgaagaaatcaaAAGACTTCTGCAGGGAG CTGGAACTGAGTACACCAAGGTTACTAAAGTAATTGAGGGAGAACCACAGATTATCGAGAGAGAAATCAAGAAAGTCCATTTGGAAG AAGCACCTGTACGGAAAgtacaagcaaacaaaaggacACAAg gggGATCAGCAAGAAGGAGGACAAGACTAGCTTATTCTTAG
- the POSTN gene encoding periostin isoform X4: MKIFSLFTFSTFFLSAFEQAAASAHYDKILTHSRIRARDQGPNVCALQQVMGTKKKYFSTCRNWYQGSICGKKATVLYECCPGYMKMDGMRGCPAVAPIDHVYGTLGIVGATSTQQYSDMSKLREEIEGRGSFTFFAPSNEAWEQLSSEIHRNLIDNVNIELYNALHHHMVNKRMLTKDLKNGMTLVSMYNGQKLLINHYPNGVVTVNCARIIHGNQIATNGVVHVIDRVLTAVGNTIQDFIEVEDDLSSLRAAAITSDVLDTLGKPGYYTLFAPTNEAFERLPRGVLERIMGDKVASEALVKFHILNTLQCSEAIMGGAVYETLEGNTLEVGCDGETLTVNGVKMVKRKDIVTSNGVIHLIDRVLIPDSAKQVIELGGAQQTTFTDLVTQLGLASSLRPEGQYTLLVPQNRAFSDDTLQMDQRLLRTILQNHIIKVKIGLNELYNGQELETIGGKLLRVFVYRTAVCVENSCMVRGSKEGRNGFIHVFRQIIKPAEKSLHEMLRNDKRFSVFLSLVKAADLDDVLSRPGAWTLFVPTNDAFKGLTDDDKAVLIRDKNALRNILLYHLTQGVFIGSGFEPGVTNILKTIQGGKLYLKTVNDTLQVNELKSREPDLMATNGVIHVIDKLLYPADLPVGNDQLLTILKKLIKYIQIKFVRDSTFKEIPLTFYKINIIESNVQPIVRKEDPSITQLTKIIEGEPEFKIVREGETITKVIHGEPIIKTYTKIIDGRPVEVTEKKVTEERIIQGPEIKYTRITAGGTDNEENLKRLLEEEVTKVTKFIEGDGHLLEDEEIKRLLQGAPVRKVQANKRTQGGSARRRTRLAYS, from the exons AACTGTCTTATATGAGTGTTGTCCTGGCTATATGAAGATGGATGGTATGAGAGGATGTCCTGCAG TTGCTCCTATTGATCATGTATATGGTACTCTTGGTATTGTGGGAGCTACCTCCACTCAGCAGTATTCTGACATGTCAAAGCTGAGAGAAGAGATCGAGGGAAGAGGTTCATTCACTTTCTTTGCACCAAGTAATGAAGCCTGGGAGCAATTAAGTTCG gAAATCCACAGGAATTTAATCGACAATGTAAATATTGAACTATATAATGCTCTCCACCACCACATGGTAAACAAGCGCATGTTGACAAAAGATCTTAAGAATGGCATGACACTGGTGTCCATGTATAATGGCCAGAAATTGCTTATTAACCATTATCCTAATGGG GTTGTTACTGTTAACTGTGCCAGGATCATTCATGGCAACCAGATTGCTACCAATGGTGTTGTTCATGTAATTGACCGTGTCCTAACTGCTGTTGGAAATACCATTCAAGATTTCATTGAAGTCGAGGATGATCTTTCATCTCTCAGA gctgCTGCCATCACGTCAGACGTCTTAGATACTCTTGGAAAGCCTGGTTATTACACACTCTTTGCACCTACTAATGAAGCTTTTGAACGTCTTCCAAGGGGAGTCTTAGAAAGAATCATGGGTGACAAGGTGGCTTCTGAAG ctCTTGTGAAGTTCCATATTTTAAATACTCTTCAGTGCTCTGAAGCGATTATGGGTGGAGCTGTCTATGAAACCTTGGAAGGAAACACACTTGAAGTTGGCTGTGATGGTGAAACTCTTACTGTGAATGGAGTAAAGATGGTGAAACGCAAAGATATTGTGACAAGTAATGGTGTTATCCACCTCATTGATAGAGTGCTAATTCCTGATTCTG CCAAGCAAGTCATTGAGCTTGGAGGTGCCCAGCAGACTACTTTTACAGACCTGGTGACGCAACTAGGACTAGCATCTTCTCTAAGACCAGAAGGCCAGTACACTCTCCTGGTACCACAGAATCGTGCTTTCTCAG ATGACACTTTACAGATGGATCAACGGCTTCTTAGAACAATCCTGCAGAATCACATTATAAAAGTGAAGATTGGGCTCAATGAACTATACAATGGACAAGAGCTGGAGACAATTGGAGGAAAACTGCTAAGAGTCTTTGTGTATCGCACA gCTGTATGTGTTGAAAATTCATGCATGGTCAGAGGAAgtaaagaaggaaggaatggtTTTATTCACGTCTTCAGACAAATCATCAAGCCAGCAGAAAAATCTTTGcatgaaatgctgagaaatgatAAACGTTTTAG tgttttcctCAGTCTGGTGAAAGCTGCAGATTTAGATGATGTTCTGTCACGGCCTGGAGCATGGACTCTGTTTGTTCCAACTAATGATGCCTTTAAAGGTTTGACTGACGACGATAAGGCTGTATTGATAA GAGACAAAAATGCTCTCAGGAACATTCTCCTTTACCACCTGACACAAGGAGTTTTCATTGGAAGTGGCTTTGAGCCTGGTGTGACAAACATCCTTAAAACTATCCAAGGAGGAAAACTGTACTTGAAAACA GTGAATGATACTCTTCAGGTTAATGAACTGAAGTCAAGAGAACCTGATCTCATGGCAACCAATGGTGTAATTCATGTTATTGATAAACTCCTATATCCAGCAG atcTGCCTGTTGGAAATGATCAGTTGCTCACAATTCTGAAGAAGCTGATCAAGTATATTCAAATCAAG ttTGTTCGTGACAGTACTTTCAAAGAGATTCCACTGACGTTTTACA AAATTAACATAATTGAAAGCAACGTGCAGCCTATCGTCAGAAAGGAAG ACCCATCTATTACACAGCTCACTAAAATAATTGAAGGAGAACCTGAGTTCAAAATAGTCAGGGAGGGGGAGACAATAACTAAAGTGATTCATGGAG AACCAATTATTAAAACATACACCAAAATAATTGATGGGCGACCTGTGGAAGTGACAGAGAAAAaagtaacagaagaaagaattatTCAAG gtccagaaataaaatataccaGAATTACTGCAGGCGGTACAGACAATGAAGAAAATTTAAAGAGATTGCTTGAGGAAG AGGTTACCAAGGTGACCAAATTTATTGAAGGTGATGGTCATTTACttgaagatgaagaaatcaaAAGACTTCTGCAGGGAG CACCTGTACGGAAAgtacaagcaaacaaaaggacACAAg gggGATCAGCAAGAAGGAGGACAAGACTAGCTTATTCTTAG
- the POSTN gene encoding periostin isoform X10, which yields MKIFSLFTFSTFFLSAFEQAAASAHYDKILTHSRIRARDQGPNVCALQQVMGTKKKYFSTCRNWYQGSICGKKATVLYECCPGYMKMDGMRGCPAVAPIDHVYGTLGIVGATSTQQYSDMSKLREEIEGRGSFTFFAPSNEAWEQLSSEIHRNLIDNVNIELYNALHHHMVNKRMLTKDLKNGMTLVSMYNGQKLLINHYPNGVVTVNCARIIHGNQIATNGVVHVIDRVLTAVGNTIQDFIEVEDDLSSLRAAAITSDVLDTLGKPGYYTLFAPTNEAFERLPRGVLERIMGDKVASEALVKFHILNTLQCSEAIMGGAVYETLEGNTLEVGCDGETLTVNGVKMVKRKDIVTSNGVIHLIDRVLIPDSAKQVIELGGAQQTTFTDLVTQLGLASSLRPEGQYTLLVPQNRAFSDDTLQMDQRLLRTILQNHIIKVKIGLNELYNGQELETIGGKLLRVFVYRTAVCVENSCMVRGSKEGRNGFIHVFRQIIKPAEKSLHEMLRNDKRFSVFLSLVKAADLDDVLSRPGAWTLFVPTNDAFKGLTDDDKAVLIRDKNALRNILLYHLTQGVFIGSGFEPGVTNILKTIQGGKLYLKTVNDTLQVNELKSREPDLMATNGVIHVIDKLLYPADLPVGNDQLLTILKKLIKYIQIKFVRDSTFKEIPLTFYNPSITQLTKIIEGEPEFKIVREGETITKVIHGEPIIKTYTKIIDGRPVEVTEKKVTEERIIQGPEIKYTRITAGGTDNEENLKRLLEEEAPVRKVQANKRTQGGSARRRTRLAYS from the exons AACTGTCTTATATGAGTGTTGTCCTGGCTATATGAAGATGGATGGTATGAGAGGATGTCCTGCAG TTGCTCCTATTGATCATGTATATGGTACTCTTGGTATTGTGGGAGCTACCTCCACTCAGCAGTATTCTGACATGTCAAAGCTGAGAGAAGAGATCGAGGGAAGAGGTTCATTCACTTTCTTTGCACCAAGTAATGAAGCCTGGGAGCAATTAAGTTCG gAAATCCACAGGAATTTAATCGACAATGTAAATATTGAACTATATAATGCTCTCCACCACCACATGGTAAACAAGCGCATGTTGACAAAAGATCTTAAGAATGGCATGACACTGGTGTCCATGTATAATGGCCAGAAATTGCTTATTAACCATTATCCTAATGGG GTTGTTACTGTTAACTGTGCCAGGATCATTCATGGCAACCAGATTGCTACCAATGGTGTTGTTCATGTAATTGACCGTGTCCTAACTGCTGTTGGAAATACCATTCAAGATTTCATTGAAGTCGAGGATGATCTTTCATCTCTCAGA gctgCTGCCATCACGTCAGACGTCTTAGATACTCTTGGAAAGCCTGGTTATTACACACTCTTTGCACCTACTAATGAAGCTTTTGAACGTCTTCCAAGGGGAGTCTTAGAAAGAATCATGGGTGACAAGGTGGCTTCTGAAG ctCTTGTGAAGTTCCATATTTTAAATACTCTTCAGTGCTCTGAAGCGATTATGGGTGGAGCTGTCTATGAAACCTTGGAAGGAAACACACTTGAAGTTGGCTGTGATGGTGAAACTCTTACTGTGAATGGAGTAAAGATGGTGAAACGCAAAGATATTGTGACAAGTAATGGTGTTATCCACCTCATTGATAGAGTGCTAATTCCTGATTCTG CCAAGCAAGTCATTGAGCTTGGAGGTGCCCAGCAGACTACTTTTACAGACCTGGTGACGCAACTAGGACTAGCATCTTCTCTAAGACCAGAAGGCCAGTACACTCTCCTGGTACCACAGAATCGTGCTTTCTCAG ATGACACTTTACAGATGGATCAACGGCTTCTTAGAACAATCCTGCAGAATCACATTATAAAAGTGAAGATTGGGCTCAATGAACTATACAATGGACAAGAGCTGGAGACAATTGGAGGAAAACTGCTAAGAGTCTTTGTGTATCGCACA gCTGTATGTGTTGAAAATTCATGCATGGTCAGAGGAAgtaaagaaggaaggaatggtTTTATTCACGTCTTCAGACAAATCATCAAGCCAGCAGAAAAATCTTTGcatgaaatgctgagaaatgatAAACGTTTTAG tgttttcctCAGTCTGGTGAAAGCTGCAGATTTAGATGATGTTCTGTCACGGCCTGGAGCATGGACTCTGTTTGTTCCAACTAATGATGCCTTTAAAGGTTTGACTGACGACGATAAGGCTGTATTGATAA GAGACAAAAATGCTCTCAGGAACATTCTCCTTTACCACCTGACACAAGGAGTTTTCATTGGAAGTGGCTTTGAGCCTGGTGTGACAAACATCCTTAAAACTATCCAAGGAGGAAAACTGTACTTGAAAACA GTGAATGATACTCTTCAGGTTAATGAACTGAAGTCAAGAGAACCTGATCTCATGGCAACCAATGGTGTAATTCATGTTATTGATAAACTCCTATATCCAGCAG atcTGCCTGTTGGAAATGATCAGTTGCTCACAATTCTGAAGAAGCTGATCAAGTATATTCAAATCAAG ttTGTTCGTGACAGTACTTTCAAAGAGATTCCACTGACGTTTTACA ACCCATCTATTACACAGCTCACTAAAATAATTGAAGGAGAACCTGAGTTCAAAATAGTCAGGGAGGGGGAGACAATAACTAAAGTGATTCATGGAG AACCAATTATTAAAACATACACCAAAATAATTGATGGGCGACCTGTGGAAGTGACAGAGAAAAaagtaacagaagaaagaattatTCAAG gtccagaaataaaatataccaGAATTACTGCAGGCGGTACAGACAATGAAGAAAATTTAAAGAGATTGCTTGAGGAAG AAGCACCTGTACGGAAAgtacaagcaaacaaaaggacACAAg gggGATCAGCAAGAAGGAGGACAAGACTAGCTTATTCTTAG
- the POSTN gene encoding periostin isoform X8: protein MKIFSLFTFSTFFLSAFEQAAASAHYDKILTHSRIRARDQGPNVCALQQVMGTKKKYFSTCRNWYQGSICGKKATVLYECCPGYMKMDGMRGCPAVAPIDHVYGTLGIVGATSTQQYSDMSKLREEIEGRGSFTFFAPSNEAWEQLSSEIHRNLIDNVNIELYNALHHHMVNKRMLTKDLKNGMTLVSMYNGQKLLINHYPNGVVTVNCARIIHGNQIATNGVVHVIDRVLTAVGNTIQDFIEVEDDLSSLRAAAITSDVLDTLGKPGYYTLFAPTNEAFERLPRGVLERIMGDKVASEALVKFHILNTLQCSEAIMGGAVYETLEGNTLEVGCDGETLTVNGVKMVKRKDIVTSNGVIHLIDRVLIPDSAKQVIELGGAQQTTFTDLVTQLGLASSLRPEGQYTLLVPQNRAFSDDTLQMDQRLLRTILQNHIIKVKIGLNELYNGQELETIGGKLLRVFVYRTAVCVENSCMVRGSKEGRNGFIHVFRQIIKPAEKSLHEMLRNDKRFSVFLSLVKAADLDDVLSRPGAWTLFVPTNDAFKGLTDDDKAVLIRDKNALRNILLYHLTQGVFIGSGFEPGVTNILKTIQGGKLYLKTVNDTLQVNELKSREPDLMATNGVIHVIDKLLYPADLPVGNDQLLTILKKLIKYIQIKFVRDSTFKEIPLTFYKINIIESNVQPIVRKEDPSITQLTKIIEGEPEFKIVREGETITKVIHGEPIIKTYTKIIDGRPVEVTEKKVTEERIIQGPEIKYTRITAGGTDNEENLKRLLEEEAPVRKVQANKRTQGGSARRRTRLAYS from the exons AACTGTCTTATATGAGTGTTGTCCTGGCTATATGAAGATGGATGGTATGAGAGGATGTCCTGCAG TTGCTCCTATTGATCATGTATATGGTACTCTTGGTATTGTGGGAGCTACCTCCACTCAGCAGTATTCTGACATGTCAAAGCTGAGAGAAGAGATCGAGGGAAGAGGTTCATTCACTTTCTTTGCACCAAGTAATGAAGCCTGGGAGCAATTAAGTTCG gAAATCCACAGGAATTTAATCGACAATGTAAATATTGAACTATATAATGCTCTCCACCACCACATGGTAAACAAGCGCATGTTGACAAAAGATCTTAAGAATGGCATGACACTGGTGTCCATGTATAATGGCCAGAAATTGCTTATTAACCATTATCCTAATGGG GTTGTTACTGTTAACTGTGCCAGGATCATTCATGGCAACCAGATTGCTACCAATGGTGTTGTTCATGTAATTGACCGTGTCCTAACTGCTGTTGGAAATACCATTCAAGATTTCATTGAAGTCGAGGATGATCTTTCATCTCTCAGA gctgCTGCCATCACGTCAGACGTCTTAGATACTCTTGGAAAGCCTGGTTATTACACACTCTTTGCACCTACTAATGAAGCTTTTGAACGTCTTCCAAGGGGAGTCTTAGAAAGAATCATGGGTGACAAGGTGGCTTCTGAAG ctCTTGTGAAGTTCCATATTTTAAATACTCTTCAGTGCTCTGAAGCGATTATGGGTGGAGCTGTCTATGAAACCTTGGAAGGAAACACACTTGAAGTTGGCTGTGATGGTGAAACTCTTACTGTGAATGGAGTAAAGATGGTGAAACGCAAAGATATTGTGACAAGTAATGGTGTTATCCACCTCATTGATAGAGTGCTAATTCCTGATTCTG CCAAGCAAGTCATTGAGCTTGGAGGTGCCCAGCAGACTACTTTTACAGACCTGGTGACGCAACTAGGACTAGCATCTTCTCTAAGACCAGAAGGCCAGTACACTCTCCTGGTACCACAGAATCGTGCTTTCTCAG ATGACACTTTACAGATGGATCAACGGCTTCTTAGAACAATCCTGCAGAATCACATTATAAAAGTGAAGATTGGGCTCAATGAACTATACAATGGACAAGAGCTGGAGACAATTGGAGGAAAACTGCTAAGAGTCTTTGTGTATCGCACA gCTGTATGTGTTGAAAATTCATGCATGGTCAGAGGAAgtaaagaaggaaggaatggtTTTATTCACGTCTTCAGACAAATCATCAAGCCAGCAGAAAAATCTTTGcatgaaatgctgagaaatgatAAACGTTTTAG tgttttcctCAGTCTGGTGAAAGCTGCAGATTTAGATGATGTTCTGTCACGGCCTGGAGCATGGACTCTGTTTGTTCCAACTAATGATGCCTTTAAAGGTTTGACTGACGACGATAAGGCTGTATTGATAA GAGACAAAAATGCTCTCAGGAACATTCTCCTTTACCACCTGACACAAGGAGTTTTCATTGGAAGTGGCTTTGAGCCTGGTGTGACAAACATCCTTAAAACTATCCAAGGAGGAAAACTGTACTTGAAAACA GTGAATGATACTCTTCAGGTTAATGAACTGAAGTCAAGAGAACCTGATCTCATGGCAACCAATGGTGTAATTCATGTTATTGATAAACTCCTATATCCAGCAG atcTGCCTGTTGGAAATGATCAGTTGCTCACAATTCTGAAGAAGCTGATCAAGTATATTCAAATCAAG ttTGTTCGTGACAGTACTTTCAAAGAGATTCCACTGACGTTTTACA AAATTAACATAATTGAAAGCAACGTGCAGCCTATCGTCAGAAAGGAAG ACCCATCTATTACACAGCTCACTAAAATAATTGAAGGAGAACCTGAGTTCAAAATAGTCAGGGAGGGGGAGACAATAACTAAAGTGATTCATGGAG AACCAATTATTAAAACATACACCAAAATAATTGATGGGCGACCTGTGGAAGTGACAGAGAAAAaagtaacagaagaaagaattatTCAAG gtccagaaataaaatataccaGAATTACTGCAGGCGGTACAGACAATGAAGAAAATTTAAAGAGATTGCTTGAGGAAG AAGCACCTGTACGGAAAgtacaagcaaacaaaaggacACAAg gggGATCAGCAAGAAGGAGGACAAGACTAGCTTATTCTTAG